A genomic segment from Streptomyces sp. NBC_01233 encodes:
- a CDS encoding ABC transporter ATP-binding protein: protein MVAPPDNAPPDNDVLWARSLQYSHDGSPALVGVSVGVRQGEILALTGPRGSGKTTLLRCLSGQLRPEQGEVWFNSVPVHTMGSLARERLRRDRFGWIGPEPQLLPELKVWENAALPLLLAGAPHRTAKNAACEWLDRLDIGGFARKRPGALTRAESQRVALARALVNEPAVIFADDPTAPLHRAERALLLRTLTTAARSHEITVLLATHDEATAAVADRRLALLDGRLAGTAAAASPLPDTPEGQAACSLSA from the coding sequence ATGGTGGCTCCACCGGACAATGCCCCGCCTGACAATGACGTCCTATGGGCTCGGTCCCTGCAGTACTCCCACGACGGATCCCCCGCTCTCGTCGGGGTCTCCGTGGGAGTCCGCCAGGGCGAGATCCTGGCCCTGACCGGTCCCCGCGGCAGCGGCAAGACCACCTTGCTCCGCTGCCTGTCCGGGCAGCTGCGGCCCGAGCAGGGCGAGGTCTGGTTCAACAGCGTCCCCGTGCACACCATGGGCTCGCTGGCCCGCGAACGGCTGCGCCGCGACCGGTTCGGCTGGATCGGCCCGGAGCCGCAGCTGCTGCCCGAGCTGAAGGTCTGGGAGAACGCCGCCCTGCCGCTGCTCCTCGCCGGAGCCCCCCACCGCACCGCCAAGAACGCCGCCTGCGAATGGCTGGACCGCCTCGACATCGGCGGATTCGCCCGCAAGCGCCCCGGCGCCCTGACCCGCGCCGAGTCCCAGCGGGTCGCGCTGGCCAGGGCCCTGGTCAACGAGCCCGCGGTGATCTTCGCCGACGATCCCACGGCCCCGCTGCACCGGGCCGAGCGGGCCCTGCTGCTCCGGACGCTCACCACCGCGGCCCGGTCCCACGAGATCACCGTGCTGCTGGCCACCCACGACGAGGCCACCGCGGCCGTCGCGGACCGCCGCCTGGCGCTGCTCGACGGCCGGCTCGCGGGGACCGCGGCCGCCGCCTCCCCCCTCCCCGACACCCCGGAGGGCCAGGCCGCGTGCTCGCTCTCCGCCTAG
- a CDS encoding aspartate aminotransferase family protein produces MGNPITVSQDLSKTAYDHLWMHFTRMSSYEHSPVPTIVRGEGTYIWDDKGKRYLDGLAGLFVVNAGHGRKELAEVAYKQAQELAFFPIWSYAHPKAVELAERLAHYAPGDLNKVFFTTGGGEAVETAWKLAKQYFKLQGKHTKYKVISRAVAYHGTPQGALSITGLPALKAPFEPLVPGAHKVPNTNIYRAPIFGDDPEAYGRWCADQIEQEILFEGADTVAAVFLEPVQNAGGCFPPPPGYFQRVREICDEYDVLLVSDETICAFGRLGTMFACDKFDYVPDMITCAKGMTSGYSPIGACIISDRLAEPFYKGDNTFLHGYTFGGHPVSSAVALANLDIFDKEGLNQHVLDNEDAFFSTLKKLHDLPIVGDVRGNGYFYGIELVKDKDTKESFTDEETERVLYGFLSKALFENGLYCRADDRGDPVIQLAPPLIADQGTFDEIEGILRSVLTEAWTKL; encoded by the coding sequence GTGGGGAACCCGATAACCGTGAGCCAGGACCTCTCCAAGACCGCGTACGACCACCTGTGGATGCACTTCACCCGCATGTCGTCCTACGAGCACTCCCCCGTCCCCACCATCGTCCGGGGCGAGGGCACCTACATCTGGGACGACAAGGGCAAGCGCTACCTCGACGGTCTCGCCGGCCTGTTCGTGGTCAACGCCGGTCACGGCCGCAAGGAACTGGCCGAGGTCGCCTACAAGCAGGCGCAGGAACTCGCGTTCTTCCCCATCTGGTCGTACGCGCACCCCAAGGCCGTCGAGCTCGCCGAGCGCCTCGCCCACTACGCCCCGGGCGACCTGAACAAGGTCTTCTTCACCACCGGTGGCGGTGAGGCCGTCGAGACCGCCTGGAAGCTCGCCAAGCAGTACTTCAAGCTGCAGGGCAAGCACACCAAGTACAAGGTCATCTCGCGTGCGGTCGCCTACCACGGCACCCCGCAGGGCGCCCTGTCCATCACGGGCCTGCCGGCCCTGAAGGCCCCCTTCGAGCCGCTGGTCCCCGGCGCGCACAAGGTGCCCAACACCAACATCTACCGCGCCCCGATCTTCGGCGACGACCCCGAGGCCTACGGCCGCTGGTGCGCCGACCAGATCGAGCAGGAGATCCTCTTCGAGGGCGCCGACACCGTCGCCGCCGTCTTCCTGGAGCCGGTGCAGAACGCCGGTGGCTGCTTCCCGCCGCCGCCCGGGTACTTCCAGCGGGTCCGCGAGATCTGCGACGAGTACGACGTCCTGCTCGTCTCCGACGAGACGATCTGCGCGTTCGGCCGTCTGGGCACGATGTTCGCCTGTGACAAGTTCGACTACGTGCCGGACATGATCACTTGCGCCAAGGGCATGACCTCGGGCTACTCCCCGATCGGCGCCTGCATCATCTCCGACCGCCTCGCGGAGCCCTTCTACAAGGGCGACAACACCTTCCTGCACGGCTACACCTTCGGCGGCCACCCGGTCTCCTCGGCGGTCGCACTGGCCAACCTCGACATCTTCGACAAGGAAGGCCTCAACCAGCACGTGCTGGACAACGAGGACGCCTTCTTCTCGACGCTGAAGAAGCTGCACGACCTGCCGATCGTCGGCGACGTCCGCGGCAACGGCTACTTCTACGGCATCGAGCTCGTCAAGGACAAGGACACCAAGGAGTCCTTCACGGACGAGGAGACGGAGCGCGTGCTCTACGGCTTCCTCTCCAAGGCGCTCTTCGAGAACGGCCTGTACTGCCGGGCCGACGACCGCGGTGACCCGGTCATCCAGCTGGCGCCGCCGCTGATCGCGGACCAGGGCACCTTCGACGAGATCGAGGGCATCCTGCGCTCGGTGCTCACCGAGGCCTGGACGAAGCTGTAA
- a CDS encoding Lrp/AsnC family transcriptional regulator: protein MHSEVVVSRSADSRNRQPSPSVDAVSLAIIEQLQEDGRRPYASIGKAVGLSEAAVRQRVQKLLDQGVMQIVAVTDPLTVGLRRQAMVGINVEGDLDPVADALTAMAECEYVVMTAGSFDLMVEIVCEDDDHLLETINKKIRTLPGVRSTESFVYLKLKKQTYMWGTR, encoded by the coding sequence GTGCACAGTGAGGTCGTGGTCAGTCGAAGCGCAGATTCCAGGAACAGACAACCGTCCCCTTCGGTCGATGCTGTGTCGCTGGCGATCATCGAGCAACTGCAGGAGGACGGCCGTCGTCCCTACGCATCGATCGGCAAGGCCGTCGGCCTCTCCGAAGCGGCGGTGCGCCAGCGCGTGCAGAAGCTGCTCGACCAGGGCGTCATGCAGATCGTCGCCGTCACCGACCCGCTCACCGTGGGCCTGCGACGCCAGGCCATGGTCGGCATCAACGTCGAGGGCGACCTCGACCCGGTGGCCGATGCACTGACCGCCATGGCCGAGTGCGAGTACGTGGTGATGACCGCAGGGTCGTTCGACCTGATGGTGGAGATCGTCTGCGAGGACGACGACCACCTGCTCGAAACGATCAACAAGAAGATCCGCACGCTCCCCGGCGTGCGATCAACCGAAAGCTTCGTATACCTGAAGCTGAAGAAGCAGACCTACATGTGGGGAACCCGATAA
- a CDS encoding gamma-aminobutyraldehyde dehydrogenase — translation MTTELRRLRNYIGGEFKDAADGRTTEVVNPATGEVYATAPLSGQADVDAAMAAAAAAFPGWRDTTPAARQKALLKIADAFEARADELVAAESENTGKPLGLTASEELPPMVDQIRFFAGAARLLEGRSAGEYMEGMTSIIRREPVGVCAQVAPWNYPMMMAVWKFAPAIAAGNTVVLKPSDTTPASTVLMAEIIDSVLPKGVFNVVCGDRETGKAMVEHSTPAMASITGSVRAGMQVAESASKDVKRVHLELGGKAPVVVFEDADIPKAVEDIAVAGYFNAGQDCTAATRVLVHESIHDEFVAALAKAATDTKTGQPDDEDVLYGPLNNPNQLKQVAGFIERLPAHAKVEAGGHQVGDKGFFYAPTVVSGLKQDDEIIQNEVFGPVITVQSFTDEAQALEYANGVEFALASSVWTKDHGRAMRMSKNLDFGCVWINTHIPLVAEMPHGGFKKSGYGKDLSAYGFEDYTRIKHVMTSLGG, via the coding sequence GTGACCACCGAACTGCGTCGTCTGCGCAACTACATCGGCGGGGAGTTCAAGGACGCCGCCGACGGGCGGACCACCGAGGTGGTCAACCCGGCCACCGGCGAGGTGTACGCCACGGCTCCGCTCTCGGGCCAGGCCGACGTCGACGCCGCCATGGCCGCCGCCGCGGCGGCCTTCCCGGGCTGGCGCGACACCACCCCCGCCGCGCGGCAGAAGGCGCTGCTGAAGATCGCGGACGCCTTCGAGGCGCGCGCGGACGAGCTCGTCGCCGCGGAGTCGGAGAACACCGGCAAGCCGCTGGGCCTCACGGCCAGCGAGGAGCTGCCGCCGATGGTGGACCAGATCCGCTTCTTCGCGGGCGCCGCCCGCCTGCTGGAGGGCCGCTCGGCCGGCGAGTACATGGAGGGGATGACCTCGATCATCCGCCGTGAGCCGGTCGGCGTCTGCGCCCAGGTCGCGCCGTGGAACTACCCGATGATGATGGCCGTGTGGAAGTTCGCCCCGGCCATCGCGGCGGGCAACACCGTCGTGCTCAAGCCCTCGGACACCACCCCGGCCTCCACCGTCCTGATGGCGGAGATCATCGACTCGGTCCTGCCCAAGGGCGTCTTCAACGTCGTCTGCGGCGACCGCGAGACCGGCAAGGCCATGGTCGAGCACTCCACCCCGGCGATGGCTTCCATCACCGGTTCGGTGCGCGCGGGCATGCAGGTCGCCGAGAGCGCCTCCAAGGACGTCAAGCGCGTCCACCTGGAGCTCGGCGGCAAGGCCCCGGTCGTGGTCTTCGAGGACGCCGACATCCCCAAGGCCGTCGAGGACATCGCGGTCGCCGGTTACTTCAACGCCGGCCAGGACTGCACCGCCGCCACCCGCGTGCTCGTGCACGAGTCCATCCACGACGAGTTCGTGGCCGCGCTCGCCAAGGCCGCGACCGACACGAAGACCGGTCAGCCGGACGACGAGGACGTGCTGTACGGCCCGCTGAACAACCCGAACCAGCTCAAGCAGGTCGCGGGCTTCATCGAGCGCCTCCCCGCCCACGCCAAGGTCGAGGCGGGTGGCCACCAGGTCGGCGACAAGGGCTTCTTCTACGCCCCGACCGTGGTCTCCGGACTCAAGCAGGACGACGAGATCATCCAGAACGAGGTCTTCGGCCCCGTCATCACCGTCCAGTCCTTCACGGACGAGGCCCAGGCCCTGGAGTACGCGAACGGCGTCGAGTTCGCCCTCGCCTCCTCCGTGTGGACCAAGGACCACGGCCGCGCGATGCGGATGTCCAAGAACCTCGACTTCGGCTGCGTGTGGATCAACACCCACATCCCGCTGGTCGCCGAGATGCCGCACGGCGGCTTCAAGAAGTCCGGCTACGGCAAGGACCTCTCCGCCTACGGCTTCGAGGACTACACGCGCATCAAGCACGTGATGACCTCGCTCGGCGGCTGA
- a CDS encoding polyamine ABC transporter substrate-binding protein, whose translation MPELAFSRRAALCGLGAAGLSAALAGCGVPAAHVPEERRTGPDRSERDRSVAFSNWPLYIDTDEEDEERRPTLEAFSERTGIEVRYTEEINDNDEFFGKVSPALMNRQETGHDLVVVSDWMAARFVHLGWAQKLDRSVQPNVARHLDPQLRSPAFDEGRLRTVPWQSGITGIAYNRKALGREIKSVRDLWHPDLAGRVTLFSGLDESFSLLMQGNGVDVTRWTESDFHRMCDQVESMVKKKHIRRFTGNDYTSDLSKGDVLACQAYSGDAIQLQADNPDIEFVVPEEGAELWAESLLVPNLARHKANAEALIDYYYDPAVAASLAASVNYVCPVPAAREVLAGSDDKETAELAENPLIFPDDEMRKRLVVARDISSAERRSLAKRWNAIVGL comes from the coding sequence ATGCCTGAACTCGCCTTCTCCCGCCGTGCGGCGCTGTGCGGCCTCGGTGCCGCGGGCCTGTCGGCCGCCCTCGCCGGCTGCGGCGTGCCCGCCGCCCACGTTCCCGAGGAACGGCGTACGGGCCCGGACCGGTCCGAGCGGGACCGGAGCGTCGCCTTCTCCAACTGGCCGCTCTACATCGACACCGACGAGGAGGACGAGGAGCGCCGGCCGACGCTGGAGGCCTTCTCGGAGCGGACCGGCATCGAGGTCCGGTACACCGAGGAGATCAACGACAACGACGAGTTCTTCGGCAAGGTCAGCCCGGCCCTGATGAACCGCCAGGAGACCGGTCACGACCTGGTCGTGGTCAGCGACTGGATGGCCGCCCGCTTCGTCCACCTGGGCTGGGCCCAGAAGCTGGACCGCTCGGTGCAGCCCAACGTGGCCAGGCACCTCGACCCGCAACTGCGTTCCCCCGCCTTCGACGAGGGCCGGCTTCGCACGGTCCCCTGGCAGTCGGGGATCACCGGCATCGCCTACAACCGCAAGGCCCTGGGCCGGGAGATCAAGTCGGTCAGGGACCTGTGGCACCCGGACCTGGCGGGCCGGGTCACCCTCTTCTCCGGCCTCGACGAGTCCTTCTCCCTGCTGATGCAGGGCAACGGCGTGGACGTCACCCGCTGGACCGAGTCCGACTTCCACCGGATGTGCGACCAGGTCGAGAGCATGGTGAAGAAGAAGCACATCCGCCGCTTCACCGGCAACGACTACACCTCCGATCTGAGCAAGGGCGATGTCCTCGCCTGCCAGGCCTACTCCGGTGACGCCATCCAACTGCAGGCCGACAACCCGGACATCGAGTTCGTGGTCCCCGAGGAGGGGGCCGAACTCTGGGCGGAGAGCCTGCTCGTCCCCAACCTGGCCCGCCACAAGGCCAATGCCGAGGCCCTCATCGACTACTACTACGACCCGGCGGTGGCCGCGTCGCTGGCGGCCTCCGTCAACTACGTCTGCCCGGTCCCGGCCGCCCGGGAGGTCCTGGCCGGCTCCGACGACAAGGAGACCGCCGAACTGGCCGAGAACCCGCTGATCTTCCCGGACGACGAGATGCGCAAGCGGCTCGTGGTGGCCCGGGACATCTCCTCGGCCGAGCGCCGCTCCCTCGCCAAGCGCTGGAACGCGATCGTCGGACTTTGA
- a CDS encoding serine hydrolase domain-containing protein: protein MNARTRTLIAAALVLGIASGPAVAHAAPAPNPAPLSSARVAPVISTPPDAAALEKAIAGLGPEHGDATAALVRVGGKSGAWQGSSGVADVRTGRAALEQGRFRAGSVTKTFTSAVVLQLAAEGRLDLNRPVRQYLPGTVPEGYGTVTVRQLLNHTSGIPAADGPGNGFEEQWEHRFDVTDPHDQVANAFAKKSEFTPGTSQHYLNINYTVLGVLIERVTGTSYEEAVARRILKPLGLRQTSFPARTQTKIHGPHNRGYQATVGADGSRELRDVTEWNSSDRWAAGDIISTTADLERFTIALFAGRIVPRAQLEEMFTVPAVKDFVSGKDAALTAGMSKIVLPDGTVAWGKTGGRHGCNTAIGGTRDLSRTLVYSVNATDAKGQDMNKVALGIVIAAFAKRASPQGA, encoded by the coding sequence ATGAACGCACGTACGCGCACGCTGATCGCCGCCGCTCTGGTCCTGGGGATCGCGTCCGGCCCGGCCGTCGCCCACGCCGCGCCGGCCCCGAATCCTGCTCCGCTCTCCTCCGCGAGGGTCGCGCCGGTGATTTCGACGCCGCCCGACGCTGCGGCGCTGGAGAAGGCGATCGCCGGTCTCGGCCCGGAGCACGGGGATGCGACCGCCGCGCTGGTCCGGGTGGGCGGCAAGAGCGGTGCCTGGCAGGGGAGTTCCGGTGTCGCCGATGTCCGTACGGGGCGCGCGGCGCTGGAGCAGGGCCGGTTCCGGGCGGGGTCGGTGACCAAGACGTTCACCTCGGCGGTGGTGCTCCAGCTGGCGGCCGAGGGCCGGCTGGATCTGAACAGGCCGGTGCGGCAGTATCTGCCCGGCACGGTCCCCGAGGGGTACGGGACGGTCACCGTCCGGCAGTTGCTGAACCACACCAGCGGCATACCGGCCGCCGACGGACCGGGGAACGGCTTCGAGGAGCAGTGGGAGCACCGCTTCGATGTCACCGACCCGCACGATCAGGTGGCCAACGCCTTTGCGAAGAAGTCCGAGTTCACCCCGGGCACGTCCCAGCACTACCTGAACATCAACTACACGGTGCTGGGCGTGCTCATCGAGAGGGTGACGGGCACTTCGTACGAGGAGGCGGTCGCCCGGCGGATCCTGAAGCCGCTGGGTCTGCGTCAGACCTCGTTCCCGGCGCGGACGCAGACGAAGATCCATGGGCCGCACAATCGGGGCTACCAGGCGACGGTGGGGGCGGACGGCTCCCGGGAGCTGCGGGACGTGACCGAGTGGAATTCCTCGGACCGGTGGGCGGCGGGGGACATCATCTCGACCACGGCGGACCTGGAGCGGTTCACCATAGCCCTGTTCGCCGGACGGATCGTGCCGAGGGCCCAGCTGGAGGAGATGTTCACGGTGCCGGCGGTGAAGGACTTCGTGAGCGGGAAGGACGCCGCGCTGACGGCGGGGATGTCCAAGATCGTCCTGCCCGACGGCACGGTGGCCTGGGGCAAGACGGGCGGCCGCCACGGCTGCAACACCGCGATCGGCGGCACCCGCGACCTGTCCCGCACGCTCGTGTACTCGGTGAACGCCACCGACGCCAAGGGCCAGGACATGAACAAGGTGGCACTCGGCATCGTCATAGCGGCCTTCGCTAAGCGGGCATCGCCTCAAGGCGCTTGA
- a CDS encoding response regulator transcription factor translates to MTIRVVVADDQELVRSGFAMILDVQEDIEVVAEVGDGAAAVEAVARLAPDVALLDIRMPVLDGIEACRAISARSACRTVMLTTFDSDEYVYEALHAGASGFLLKDVRRDDLVHAVRVVAAGESLLAPSVARRLIEEYTAAAVRPSLPADRLEVLTARERETLLHLGRGLSNAEIAVSLVVSEHTVKSHVGNVLAKLGLRDRIQAVICAYETGLIAAGTPSGE, encoded by the coding sequence TTGACGATCCGTGTGGTGGTGGCCGACGACCAGGAGCTGGTGCGCAGCGGGTTCGCGATGATCCTGGACGTCCAGGAGGACATCGAGGTCGTGGCGGAGGTGGGGGACGGCGCGGCGGCGGTGGAGGCGGTGGCCCGGCTCGCTCCGGACGTGGCGCTGCTGGACATCCGGATGCCGGTGCTGGACGGGATCGAGGCGTGCCGGGCGATCTCGGCGCGGAGCGCGTGCCGGACGGTGATGCTGACGACCTTCGATTCGGACGAGTACGTGTACGAGGCGCTGCACGCGGGGGCGAGCGGGTTCCTGCTGAAGGACGTGCGGCGGGACGATCTGGTGCACGCGGTACGGGTGGTGGCGGCGGGCGAGTCCCTACTGGCGCCTTCGGTGGCGCGGCGGCTGATCGAGGAGTACACGGCGGCGGCGGTACGGCCCTCCCTTCCGGCGGACCGGCTGGAGGTACTGACGGCGCGGGAACGGGAGACGCTGCTGCACCTGGGGCGGGGCCTGTCGAACGCGGAGATCGCGGTGTCGCTGGTGGTGAGCGAGCACACGGTGAAGTCGCACGTGGGGAACGTGCTGGCGAAGCTGGGGCTGCGGGACCGGATCCAGGCGGTGATCTGCGCGTACGAGACGGGCCTGATCGCGGCGGGTACTCCCTCTGGGGAGTGA
- a CDS encoding sensor histidine kinase: MRELTGRLRRANPWAVDLGLTLLVQLAVTMPFVLPREAGLPPVTWASYAMTTAAVVPLVWRRRRPVAVLVVILLVGGVYKVTLDGPGQPLPYAGLIAAYTVALLCPARVRAAVAVITVVAVAASVELETGSARELSFTLFCAGAAYALGRLQFTRQAYTAAVEDRAAQLERANRIEAEQAVARERARIAREMHDILSHAVSIMIVQAEAGPVAVRRAPERAEAAFEAISETGRDAMVQLRAMLGVLREDGPAPREPQPGVAALPVLLDRIRLGGPEVTYEETGVNRPLPAAVDTTVYRVVQEALTNVVKHAAARRVTVCLDYAPEALAITITDDGRGPLGGAGGGHGLVGIRERAAAHGGTARTGPGPGGRGFRVAVDLVTSRAEVGR, translated from the coding sequence ATGCGCGAGCTGACCGGCCGGTTGCGGCGCGCCAACCCCTGGGCCGTGGACCTGGGTCTGACGCTGCTGGTGCAGCTGGCCGTCACGATGCCGTTCGTGCTGCCGCGGGAGGCCGGGCTGCCGCCGGTGACCTGGGCGTCGTACGCGATGACCACGGCTGCGGTGGTACCGCTGGTGTGGCGGCGGCGCCGTCCGGTCGCCGTACTGGTGGTGATCCTGCTCGTGGGCGGTGTGTACAAGGTGACGCTCGACGGACCGGGTCAGCCGCTGCCGTACGCCGGGCTGATCGCCGCCTACACGGTCGCCCTGCTGTGTCCGGCGCGCGTGCGGGCGGCGGTCGCGGTGATCACGGTGGTGGCCGTCGCCGCATCGGTGGAGCTGGAGACCGGTTCGGCCAGAGAGCTGTCCTTCACCCTGTTCTGCGCGGGCGCCGCATACGCCCTCGGCCGGCTCCAGTTCACCCGGCAGGCCTACACCGCGGCCGTCGAGGACCGCGCGGCTCAGCTGGAACGGGCCAACCGGATCGAGGCCGAGCAGGCCGTGGCGCGTGAACGGGCCAGGATCGCGAGGGAGATGCACGACATCCTCTCCCATGCGGTCAGCATCATGATCGTGCAGGCGGAGGCCGGTCCGGTGGCGGTACGGCGTGCTCCGGAACGGGCCGAGGCCGCCTTCGAGGCCATCTCGGAGACCGGCCGGGACGCCATGGTGCAGCTGCGCGCGATGCTCGGGGTGCTCCGGGAGGACGGCCCGGCCCCGCGCGAGCCGCAGCCGGGGGTGGCTGCGCTGCCCGTGCTGCTGGACCGGATACGGCTCGGCGGGCCCGAAGTGACGTACGAAGAGACGGGCGTGAACCGCCCGCTGCCCGCTGCGGTCGACACGACGGTCTACCGGGTGGTGCAGGAAGCCCTGACGAACGTCGTGAAGCACGCCGCGGCTCGGCGGGTGACGGTGTGCCTGGACTACGCGCCCGAGGCATTGGCGATCACGATCACGGACGACGGGCGGGGCCCGCTGGGCGGCGCGGGGGGCGGACACGGCCTGGTCGGCATCCGGGAACGTGCGGCCGCGCACGGGGGAACCGCGCGGACGGGTCCGGGACCGGGCGGCCGGGGGTTCCGCGTGGCAGTGGACCTAGTAACGTCCCGTGCGGAGGTGGGACGTTGA
- a CDS encoding glycerophosphodiester phosphodiesterase gives MPTLTAVGHRGDPYRVRENTLPSIRSAFARGADAVEIDVRLTRDGVPVLLHDETLQRLWGHDVRLDDVTAPQLKELTQDGVPTLRDALMAAGAGRLMLDLPGATPESVRTVVGLVRECGARERTYYCAGPNSMLAVRAADPGAEIALTWTTLSPPRRVLIDAVAPRWLNYRFGLVSRELTDALHRDGLLVSAWTADTRRTMKSLVKAGVDAVTTNRMDVLARVRAESGR, from the coding sequence ATGCCTACCCTGACTGCCGTCGGCCACCGCGGCGATCCCTACCGTGTCCGTGAGAACACCCTGCCCTCGATCCGCTCCGCCTTCGCCCGCGGGGCGGACGCGGTCGAGATCGACGTACGGCTGACCCGCGACGGGGTGCCGGTCCTGCTCCACGACGAGACGCTCCAACGGCTGTGGGGCCATGACGTCCGCCTCGACGACGTCACTGCCCCGCAGCTCAAGGAGCTGACGCAGGACGGCGTTCCCACCCTGCGCGACGCCCTGATGGCCGCCGGGGCCGGGCGGCTGATGCTCGACCTCCCGGGCGCCACACCCGAGTCGGTACGCACCGTGGTGGGCCTCGTCCGCGAGTGCGGGGCCCGCGAGCGGACGTACTACTGCGCAGGCCCGAACTCGATGCTGGCGGTCCGCGCGGCCGATCCGGGCGCGGAGATCGCGCTGACCTGGACCACGCTGTCGCCGCCGCGGCGGGTGCTGATCGACGCCGTGGCCCCGCGCTGGCTCAACTACCGTTTCGGGCTGGTGAGCCGGGAGCTGACGGACGCGCTCCACCGGGACGGCCTGCTGGTCTCGGCCTGGACCGCGGACACCAGGCGGACGATGAAGTCGCTCGTCAAGGCGGGGGTCGACGCGGTCACCACGAACCGGATGGACGTTCTGGCGCGGGTACGGGCCGAGTCCGGACGGTGA
- a CDS encoding adenosine deaminase, whose translation MTDLHPFIAGLPKAELHVHHVGSASPRIVAELASRHPDSKVPTDPEALADYFTFTDFAHFIEVYLSVVDLVRTPDDVRTLTFEVARDMARQNIRYAELTITPYSSTRRGIDERAFMEAIEDARKAAEAELGVILRWCFDIPGEAGLEAAAETARLAVELRPEGLVSFGLGGPEIGVPRPQFKPYFDAARAAGLHSVPHAGETTGPETVWDAIRDLGAERIGHGTSSTQDPELLAYLAEHRIALEVCPTSNIATRAVTDLDRHPVKEMVAAGVLVTINSDDPPMFGSDLNNEYAVAARLLDLDERGLAQLAKNAVEASFLDPAGKAKITAEIDAYTAEWLAR comes from the coding sequence ATGACCGACCTGCACCCTTTCATCGCGGGGCTGCCCAAAGCCGAACTCCACGTCCACCACGTCGGCTCGGCATCCCCGCGCATCGTGGCCGAGCTCGCCTCCCGGCACCCCGACTCCAAGGTCCCCACCGACCCCGAGGCCCTCGCCGACTACTTCACCTTCACCGACTTCGCCCACTTCATCGAGGTCTACCTGTCGGTCGTCGACCTCGTCCGCACCCCGGACGACGTGCGCACCCTCACCTTCGAAGTCGCCCGCGACATGGCCCGGCAGAACATCCGGTACGCCGAGCTGACCATCACCCCGTACTCCTCCACCCGCCGCGGCATCGACGAGCGGGCCTTCATGGAGGCCATCGAGGACGCCCGCAAGGCCGCCGAGGCCGAACTCGGCGTCATCCTGCGCTGGTGCTTCGACATCCCCGGCGAGGCCGGCCTCGAAGCCGCCGCCGAGACCGCCCGGCTCGCCGTCGAACTGCGTCCCGAGGGCCTGGTCTCCTTCGGTCTGGGCGGGCCCGAGATCGGCGTCCCGCGCCCGCAGTTCAAGCCGTACTTCGACGCGGCCCGCGCCGCCGGCCTGCACAGCGTGCCGCACGCCGGCGAGACCACCGGCCCGGAGACCGTCTGGGACGCCATCCGCGACCTGGGCGCCGAGCGCATCGGCCACGGCACCAGCTCCACGCAGGACCCAGAGCTCCTCGCGTACCTCGCCGAGCACCGCATCGCGCTGGAGGTCTGCCCGACCTCCAACATCGCCACCCGCGCGGTCACCGACCTCGACCGGCACCCCGTCAAGGAGATGGTCGCGGCGGGCGTGCTCGTCACCATCAACAGCGACGACCCGCCGATGTTCGGCTCCGACCTCAACAACGAGTACGCGGTGGCCGCGCGCCTCCTCGACCTCGACGAGCGGGGGCTCGCGCAGCTCGCCAAGAACGCCGTCGAGGCCTCCTTCCTGGACCCGGCCGGCAAGGCGAAGATCACAGCGGAGATCGACGCGTACACCGCCGAATGGCTGGCGCGCTGA